One genomic window of Erinaceus europaeus chromosome 7, mEriEur2.1, whole genome shotgun sequence includes the following:
- the LOC103110834 gene encoding cell division control protein 42 homolog yields the protein MQTIKCVVVGDGAVGKTCLLISYTTNKFPSEYVPTVFDNYAVTVMIGGEPYTLGLFDTAGQEDYDRLRPLSYPQTDAFLVCFSLVSASSFENVKEKWVPEITHHCPKTPFLLVGTQIDLRDDASTIEKLAKNKEKPITPETAEKLARDLKAVKYVECSALTQKGLKNVFDEAILAALEPPEPKKSRRCVLL from the coding sequence ATGCAGACAATTAAGTGTGTTGTTGTGGGTGATGGTGCTGTTGGTAAAACATGTCTTCTGATATCCTACACGACAAACAAATTTCCATCGGAGTATGTGCCGACTGTTTTTGACAACTATGCAGTCACAGTTATGATTGGTGGAGAGCCATATACTCTGGGACTTTTTGATACTGCAGGGCAAGAAGACTATGACAGATTACGGCCGCTGAGTTATCCACAAACAGATGCATTTCTAGTCTGTTTTTCACTGGTTTCTGCATCCTCATTTGAAAATGTGAAAGAAAAGTGGGTGCCTGAGATAACTCACCACTGCCCAAAGACTCCTTTCTTGCTTGTGGGGACCCAAATTGATCTCAGAGATGACGCCTCTACTATTGAGAAACTTGCCAAGAACAAAGAGAAGCCTATCACTCCAGAGACTGCTGAAAAGCTGGCCCGTGACCTGAAGGCTGTCAAGTATGTGGAGTGTTCAGCACTCAcacagaaaggcctaaagaatgTATTTGATGAAGCAATATTGGCTGCCTTGGAGCCTCCAGAACCAAAGAAGAGCCGCAGGTGTGTGTTGCTATGa